In a single window of the Hippocampus zosterae strain Florida chromosome 6, ASM2543408v3, whole genome shotgun sequence genome:
- the dnajb5 gene encoding dnaJ homolog subfamily B member 5, which yields MGKDYYKILGIPKGSSEEDIKKAYRRMALRFHPDKNTEANAEEKFKEIAEAYEVLSHPKKRLVYDQLGEEGFKTGSSSSSGAPGTSTHHYTFHGDPHATFASFFGGSNPFDVFFSANRSHGRANGFSFHNDLGNDAEQDVDMEEDDHSAHLGKQFGFGGGMKNGFPGEGRRRRGGLSECPGGARKQQDPPVVHELKVSLEEIFHGCTKRMKITRRRLNPDGRSLRTEDKILNIVIKKGWKEGTKITFPKEGDQTPENIPADIAFVLKDKGHAHFKRDGSNIIYNCKISLKEALCGCTVSIPTLEKRLISLPCHDIIKPGTVKRLRGEGLPFPKNPSQCGDLIVEFSVRFPDRIPPQSKEIIRLHLPPS from the exons ATGGGGAAAGACTACTACAAGATACTGGGCATCCCCAAGGGCTCCAGTGAGGAAGACATCAAGAAGGCCTATCGACGCATGGCCCTGCGCTTCCACCCTGATAAGAACACCGAGGCCAATGCCGAGGAAAAGTTCAAAGAGATTGCTGAGGCCTACGAGGTGCTCAGCCACCCCAAGAAGAGGCTCGTCTATGACCAGCTCGGGGAGGAAG GTTTCAAGACAGGAAGCAGCAGCTCGTCCggtgcccccggtacctcaacGCACCACTACACTTTCCATGGAGACCCCCACGCCACCTTTGCTTCCTTCTTTGGTGGCTCCAATCCCTTTGATGTGTTTTTCAGCGCAAACCGTAGCCACGGCCGCGCCAACGGTTTCTCCTTCCACAACGACCTCGGCAATGATGCCGAGCAGGACGTGGACATGGAGGAAGATGACCACTCCGCTCACTTGGGGAAGCAATTCGGCTTTGGCGGAGGGATGAAAAACGGCTTCCCAGGAGAGGGCCGGAGACGGAGAGGCGGGCTTTCAGAGTGCCCGGGGGGAGCTCGAAAGCAGCAGGACCCGCCGGTGGTTCACGAGCTGAAGGTCTCACTGGAGGAAATCTTCCACGGCTGCACCAAGCGCATGAAGATTACACGCCGCAGGCTGAACCCCgatgggaggagcttgaggaCAGAGGATAAGATTCTTAACATTGTGATCAAGAAAGGCTGGAAGGAGGGCACCAAGATCACCTTCCCCAAGGAGGGCGACCAGACCCCTGAGAATATACCTGCTGACATTGCCTTTGTCCTCAAAGACAAGGGCCACGCCCACTTCAAGAGAGACGGTTCTAATATCATTTATAACTGCAAGATCAGCCTGAAAGAG GCGTTGTGCGGCTGCACCGTTAGCATCCCCACGCTGGAAAAGCGGCTCATCTCCCTGCCCTgtcatgacatcatcaaacCCGGGACGGTGAAGCGACTCCGAGGGGAAGGCCTGCCTTTCCCTAAGAACCCTTCACAATGCGGTGACCTCATTGTGGAGTTCTCCGTGCGTTTTCCCGACAGGATCCCGCCACAGTCCAAAGAGATCATCAGACTACACCTCCCTCCATCGTAG
- the akr1a1a gene encoding aldo-keto reductase family 1 member A1-A, with protein MDLEPLHYEASHHPCYSTQHIVRVAHCRSVAVCLTAYSPLGNGDRPWASAEPCLLQDPRRGEIAQRYHKTPAQIILRWHIQRGIVCIPKSVAPSRIQQNLQLFDFALLEEDMKLVDALNRSQRFIVPTVERDNKRPWRDAEHPHFPYNDPYRVNTKSSFPSTQFRAEHFCTKAILMKLGRCVNKNRTL; from the exons ATGGATCTGGAGCCTCTCCATTATGAAGCCTCCCATCATCCTTGTTACTCCACGCAGCATATTGTCAG GGTGGCTCACTGTCG GTCAGTGGCAGTTTGCCTGACAGCCTACAGTCCTCTGGGCAACGGGGATCGACCCTGGGCCTCCGCCGAACCGTGTCTGCTGCAAGATCCCCGACGAGGAGAAATAGCTCAACGATACCACAAGACACCTGCCCAGATCATACTCAG GTGGCACATCCAGAGGGGCATCGTGTGCATCCCCAAAAGCGTGGCCCCTTCCAGGATCCAGCAGAACCTGCAGCTTTTTGACTTTGCCCTGTTAGAGGAGGACATGAAGCTGGTGGACGCCTTAAATCGCAGCCAACGCTTCATCGTCCCAACAGTCGAG AGGGACAACAAGAGACCTTGGCGAGATGCTGAACACCCTCATTTCCCCTACAATGACCCTTACCGAGTGAACACAAAATCATCTTTTCCCTCCACTCAATTCAGAGCAGAGCATTTTTGTACAAAGGCAATTctaatgaagttgggacgttgtgttaaCAAAAACAGAACCCTATGA
- the vcp gene encoding transitional endoplasmic reticulum ATPase, translating to MASGGESKNDDLATAILKMKSRPNRLIVDESINEDNSVVSLSQTKMDELQLFRGDTVMMKGKKRRETVCIVLSDDTCSDEKVRMNRVVRNNLRVRLGDVISIQPCPDVKYGKRIHVLPIDDTVEGITGNLFEVYLKPYFLEAYRPIRKGDIFLVRGGMRAVEFKVVETDPLPYCIVAPDTVIHCEGEPIRREDEEEALNEVGYDDIGGVRKQLAQIKEMVELPLRHPVLFKAIGVKPPRGILLYGPPGTGKTLIARAVANETGAFVFLINGPEIMSKLAGESESNLRKAFEEAEKNAPAIIFIDELDAIAPKREKTHGEVERRIVSQLLTLMDGLKQRAHVIVMAATNRPNSIDPALRRFGRFDREVDIGIPDATGRLEILQIHTKNMKLADDVDLEQVANETHGHVGADLAALCSEAALQAIRKKMDLIDLEDETIDAEVMNSLAVTMDDFKWALSQSNPSALRETVVEVPNITWDDVGGLEDVKRELQELVQYPVEHPDKFLKFGMTPSKGVLFYGPPGCGKTLLAKAIASECQANFISIKGPELLTMWFGESEANVRELFDKARQAAPCVLFFDELDSIAKARGGNVGDGGGAADRVINQILTEMDGMSSKKNVFIIGATNRPDIIDPAILRPGRLDQLIYIPLPDEKSRMSILKANLRKSPISEDVSLDYLAKMTNGFSGADLTEICQRACKLAIRESIENEIRRERERQTNPLAMEVEEDDPVPEIRKDHFEEAMRFARRSVSDNDIRKYEMFAQTLQQSRGFGSFRFPNSTTSGSGPSHGTGGTGTGSVFNQDNDDDLYG from the exons ATCAAAAAATGATGACCTAGCTACTGCAATTCTGAAAATGAAGAGCAGGCCCAACAGATTGATTGTGGATGAGTCTATTAATGAAGACAACAGTGTTGTGTCTCTCTCTCAG accaagatggatgaactgcaGCTCTTCCGCGGTGACACAGTAATGATGAAGGGCAAAAAGAGACGTGAGACTGTGTGCATCGTATTGTCTGATGATACATGCTCTGATGAAAAAGTTCGAATGAACAGGGTGGTCCGCAACAACCTGAGGGTCCGACTGGGTGATGTCATCAG CATTCAGCCATGTCCTGATGTAAAGTATGGAAAGAGGATCCATGTTCTTCCAATAGATGACACAGTAGAGGGAATCACTGGCAACCTGTTTGAGGTTTATCTCAAGCCATATTTTCTTGAGGCTTACAGGCCCATTCGCAAAG GTGATATTTTCCTCGTCCGAGGAGGGATGCGCGCCGTGGAATTCAAAGTGGTCGAAACTGATCCTTTGCCCTACTGCATCGTTGCTCCTGACACTGTCATTCATTGTGAAGGCGAGCCAATCAGGAGAGAG gatgaagaggaggctttGAATGAAGTTGGCTATGATGACATTGGTGGAGTGAGGAAGCAGCTGGCTCAGATCAAAGAAATGGTGGAACTTCCACTTCGGCACCCTGTACTGTTTAAGGCCATTGGTGTCAAG CCCCCACGTGGAATCCTTCTCTATGGACCCCCTGGAACTGGAAAGACCTTGATTGCCAGGGCTGTGGCCAATGAAACTGGAGCCTTCGTCTTCCTGATCAATG GCCCCGAGATTATGAGCAAGCTGgccggagagagcgagagcaacCTCAGAAAggcctttgaggaagcagagaaaAATGCTCCCGCCATCATCTTCATTGATGAGCTTGATGCTATTGCTCCTAAGAGAGAGAAG ACCCATGGAGAGGTGGAGAGACGCATTGTCTCACAGCTGCTGACTCTGATGGATGGCCTCAAACAGAGAGCTCATGTCATCGTCATGGCCGCCACAAACAGACCGAACAGCATCGACCCGGCTCTGAGGAGATTTG GTCGTTTTGATCGGGAAGTGGACATTGGCATTCCAGATGCCACTGGCAGGCTAGAGATTCTCCAGATTCACACCAAAAACATGAAGCTTGCTGACGATGTGGACTTGGAACAG GTAGCCAACGAGACCCATGGTCACGTGGGTGCAGATCTGGCTGCCCTGTGCTCTGAGGCGGCACTGCAAGCCATCAGAAAGAAGATGGATCTGATTGATCTGGAGGACGAGACCATTGATGCTGAAGTCATGAATTCTCTCGCCGTCACCATGGATGACTTCAAG TGGGCTCTGAGCCAGAGCAACCCATCAGCTCTCAGAGAGACAGTTGTCGAGGTTCCTAACATTACTTGGGACGATGTTGGTGGACTGGAAGATGTCAAGAGAGAGCTGCAAGAGTTGGTACAG TACCCAGTGGAGCACCCGGACAAGTTCCTCAAGTTTGGCATGACCCCATCCAAGGGCGTGCTTTTCTATGGGCCTCCCGGTTGCGGTAAAACCCTCCTGGCCAAAGCCATCGCCAGCGAGTGCCAGGCAAATTTCATCTCTATCAAAGGACCCGAGTTGCTCACCATGTGGTTTGGAGAGTCTGAGGCAAACGTCAGAGAGCTTTTTGACAAG GCTCGTCAAGCGGCCCCTTGCGTTCTCTTCTTTGACGAGCTGGACTCCATAGCAAAGGCTCGCGGCGGCAACGTCGGAGATGGCGGCGGAGCGGCCGACCGCGTCATCAACCAGATCCTGACCGAGATGGATGGCATGTCCAGCAAGAAGAACGTCTTCATCATCGGAGCCACAAACCGACCTGACATCATTGACCCAGCCATCCTGAGACCTGGGCGTTTGGACCAACTCATCTATATCCCTCTGCCTGACGAGAAGAGCCGAATGAGCATCCTGAAGGCCAACCTCCGCAAGAGTCCCATCAGCGAG GATGTCAGCCTGGACTACCTGGCGAAGATGACCAATGGCTTCTCTGGAGCTGACCTCACAGAGATCTGCCAGCGGGCATGTAAACTGGCCATCAGGGAGAGCATCGAAAACGAGATCcgcagagagagggagaggcagACCAATCCTTTAGCCATG GAGGTGGAAGAAGATGACCCCGTGCCAGAGATCAGGAAGGACCATTTTGAGGAGGCCATGCGATTCGCCCGCCGCTCCGTCAGCGACAATGACATCCGCAAATATGAGATGTTTGCACAGACGCTGCAGCAGAGCCGTGGCTTCGGCAGCTTTAG GTTCCCCAACAGTACCACGAGTGGCAGCGGTCCAAGCCACGGCACAGGAGGAACTGGCACAGGTTCCGTTTTCAATCAAGATAATGACGATGACCTTTATGGATAA